In Nitrososphaerota archaeon, one genomic interval encodes:
- the ileS gene encoding isoleucine--tRNA ligase, translating to MKEISRYVPKKIEKKIYEWWESNNIPEKVAELNKGAPIFSFLEGPPTANGYMHVGHARGRIYKDIYLRYMNMKGFYVWRMAGWDCQGLPTELEVEKKLNLSTKRDVEAYGIEKFIEECNKLVDYYISHWVEASKKLALWLDYKNDYQTRRNEYMEHIWWLLKNAYENGLLIEDFKVVPICPRCETALSSHEVAQGYEEVYDPSIYVKFKIKGKENEYILIWTTTPWTLVANEAIAIHPNENYVIVSIGNEKWILAEALLNKVFEEIGIKEYKIIEKFKGDKLIGLEYIHPLIEEVKIHEEHLEKAHRVYPAEYVSMEEGTGCVHTAPAHGPEDFILGKKFNLPIFCPVSQNGIFTSEGGKYSGLYFKEADNIIIEDLSKKGLLVKAGKILHTYPFCWRCGTPLIYLSSKQWFLKVEKIKNRMIEENKRIKWYPEWAGTNRFGDWLQNAEDWCISRTKYWGTPLNVWTCSKCGNRKAIGRIEELEEAIKKPQRLELHRPWIDQFVFKCEKCNGEMYREPYVLDTWLDSGVAHFASINYINDKTLFDKLHPFDFITEAIDQTRGWFYTLLFTSIIAFNTTSFKTVLTQGHVLDKEGKKMSKSRGNVIWALDAFEKYGVDPLRVYLISKSQPWDSMNFIPEEISEVRENLNILFNVFSFAKTYFELDKFDPSKHSIQLYQYHMRIEDKWIISRINSLIKNVEASFESYQPHYTVRQLLDFTVNELSRIYIRAIRRRAWIEETTKDKIAAYATLNYVLERLIRLWAPIIPYLSEFLYQLMKKPEDPESVHMLKWPRVDEQYIDQEIEDSMEIVQEVLSTAFSCRQKAGKKLRWPVSRILISPNSIKVKKSLTIFKDYLKEQMNTNKLTILNIGEKPEEITIKAKPIPSKLGPKLGKKLGVLIETLKNIDNEKIFSEIINKNEAEIKLIDGSIVKINSGEIEFIEEIPDYMNVSEGKFSKIYLDKREDEYIKSISLANEVIRRIQIMRKELKLNVSDYIECVTLVPSKEISDLLIKASNYIKEETRAKEISILYEKIPLEKKDYLIKEWNIIGEKFEIYVRKANNQ from the coding sequence ATGAAAGAAATAAGTAGATACGTTCCTAAAAAAATTGAAAAGAAAATATACGAATGGTGGGAATCTAATAATATTCCTGAAAAAGTAGCTGAATTGAATAAAGGAGCACCTATATTCTCTTTTCTTGAAGGACCTCCTACAGCTAATGGTTATATGCATGTAGGCCATGCTAGAGGTCGTATTTACAAAGATATATATCTGAGATATATGAATATGAAAGGTTTTTACGTTTGGAGAATGGCTGGATGGGATTGTCAAGGATTACCTACAGAGCTTGAAGTTGAGAAAAAACTTAATCTTTCAACAAAAAGAGATGTTGAAGCATATGGTATTGAAAAATTCATAGAAGAATGTAATAAACTTGTAGATTATTATATTTCTCATTGGGTTGAAGCATCGAAGAAACTTGCTTTATGGCTTGATTATAAAAATGATTATCAAACAAGAAGAAATGAATATATGGAACATATATGGTGGCTTCTAAAAAATGCTTATGAAAACGGATTATTAATTGAAGATTTCAAAGTTGTTCCTATTTGTCCTCGTTGTGAAACAGCACTTTCATCTCATGAAGTTGCTCAAGGTTATGAAGAAGTTTATGATCCTTCAATCTATGTAAAATTCAAGATTAAAGGAAAAGAGAATGAATATATCCTTATTTGGACAACAACACCATGGACATTAGTAGCAAATGAAGCAATAGCAATTCATCCAAATGAAAATTATGTTATAGTTTCTATTGGAAATGAAAAATGGATTTTAGCTGAAGCTTTATTAAATAAAGTTTTTGAAGAAATAGGAATAAAAGAATATAAAATTATTGAAAAATTTAAAGGAGATAAACTTATTGGTTTAGAATATATCCATCCTTTAATAGAAGAAGTAAAAATTCATGAAGAACATTTAGAAAAAGCGCATAGAGTTTATCCAGCAGAATATGTAAGCATGGAAGAAGGTACTGGATGCGTTCATACAGCTCCAGCTCACGGACCAGAAGATTTTATATTGGGTAAAAAATTCAATCTACCAATTTTCTGTCCAGTATCACAAAATGGCATATTTACTTCTGAGGGAGGAAAATATTCTGGTTTATACTTTAAAGAAGCGGATAATATAATAATAGAAGACCTTTCTAAAAAAGGTTTATTAGTAAAAGCTGGAAAAATACTTCATACATATCCATTTTGCTGGAGATGTGGTACTCCTTTAATATATTTATCAAGTAAGCAATGGTTCTTAAAAGTTGAAAAAATAAAAAATAGAATGATCGAAGAAAATAAGCGTATAAAATGGTATCCTGAATGGGCCGGAACAAATAGATTTGGAGATTGGCTACAAAATGCTGAAGATTGGTGTATCTCAAGAACAAAATATTGGGGAACACCTTTAAATGTTTGGACATGCTCAAAATGTGGTAATAGAAAAGCTATAGGAAGAATAGAAGAATTGGAAGAAGCTATAAAGAAACCCCAACGTTTAGAATTACATAGACCATGGATAGATCAATTTGTTTTTAAATGTGAAAAATGCAATGGAGAAATGTACAGGGAACCTTATGTATTAGACACATGGCTTGATTCTGGAGTTGCACATTTTGCTAGTATAAATTACATAAATGATAAAACATTATTTGATAAACTTCATCCATTTGATTTTATAACAGAAGCAATAGATCAAACCAGAGGATGGTTCTACACACTTTTATTCACATCGATAATTGCATTTAATACTACTTCATTTAAAACAGTTCTTACACAAGGACATGTTTTAGATAAAGAAGGAAAGAAAATGTCAAAATCTCGTGGAAATGTTATATGGGCTTTAGATGCTTTTGAAAAATATGGAGTAGATCCCCTTAGAGTATATTTAATATCAAAATCTCAACCATGGGATTCAATGAATTTTATTCCAGAAGAAATTTCAGAAGTTAGAGAGAATTTAAATATTCTATTTAATGTTTTCTCATTTGCTAAAACTTATTTTGAATTAGATAAATTTGATCCTTCAAAACATTCTATTCAATTATATCAATATCATATGAGAATTGAAGATAAATGGATCATATCAAGAATAAATTCTTTAATAAAAAATGTAGAAGCTTCTTTTGAATCTTATCAACCACATTATACTGTTAGACAATTGTTAGATTTTACAGTAAATGAATTAAGCAGAATATATATACGCGCTATAAGAAGGAGAGCATGGATTGAAGAAACTACAAAAGATAAAATTGCTGCTTATGCTACTTTAAATTATGTTTTAGAAAGACTTATTAGATTATGGGCTCCAATAATACCTTATCTTTCAGAATTTTTATATCAATTAATGAAGAAGCCAGAAGACCCAGAAAGTGTTCATATGCTTAAATGGCCTAGAGTAGATGAGCAATATATTGATCAAGAAATTGAAGATTCGATGGAAATAGTTCAAGAAGTATTATCAACAGCTTTTTCATGTAGACAAAAAGCTGGTAAGAAGCTTAGATGGCCTGTTAGTCGTATATTAATTTCTCCAAATTCTATCAAAGTTAAAAAATCTTTAACAATTTTCAAAGATTATCTTAAAGAACAAATGAATACAAATAAATTAACAATTCTTAATATAGGCGAGAAACCAGAGGAAATAACTATTAAAGCTAAACCTATTCCATCAAAATTAGGTCCTAAGCTAGGTAAAAAATTAGGAGTATTAATAGAAACATTGAAAAATATCGATAATGAAAAAATATTTTCTGAAATAATTAATAAAAATGAAGCAGAAATAAAATTAATAGATGGATCGATTGTTAAAATTAATTCGGGAGAAATAGAATTTATTGAAGAAATTCCAGATTATATGAATGTTTCTGAGGGAAAATTTTCCAAAATATACTTAGATAAAAGAGAAGATGAATACATTAAATCCATTTCATTAGCAAATGAAGTTATTCGTAGAATACAAATAATGAGAAAAGAGTTAAAATTGAATGTGAGTGATTATATAGAATGTGTAACATTGGTACCATCCAAAGAAATAAGTGATTTATTAATAAAAGCAAGCAATTATATTAAAGAAGAAACTAGAGCTAAAGAAATAAGTATACTATATGAAAAAATACCTTTGGAGAAAAAAGATTATTTAATTAAAGAATGGAATATCATAGGAGAAAAATTTGAAATTTATGTTAGAAAAGCAAACAATCAATAG
- a CDS encoding PHP domain-containing protein: MLEKQTINRYKKEEYSYDLHIHSIYSYDSLSKIEDIIEAAIKKNLSGIAITDHNEINGALKAKKIAKGKIDVILGEEINTNEGQILALFIQEKINEKDLLDVLDNIHNQDGIAILPHPTSFRNKKLLEKILKERELKNKINAIEAFNARNIFSKDNEKAYAIAKKEKFSITGGSDAHTIFEIGSGKTIIKDFGIENLKKAILNGETYISGNKLSIICHLSSIYATLYKKLF; encoded by the coding sequence ATGTTAGAAAAGCAAACAATCAATAGATATAAAAAAGAAGAATATAGCTATGATTTACATATTCATAGCATATATTCTTATGACAGCTTATCAAAAATAGAAGATATAATTGAAGCAGCTATTAAGAAAAACCTTTCAGGAATAGCTATAACAGATCATAATGAAATAAACGGAGCATTAAAAGCTAAGAAAATTGCAAAAGGGAAAATAGACGTAATATTGGGTGAGGAAATAAATACTAATGAAGGACAAATATTAGCTTTATTCATTCAAGAGAAAATTAATGAAAAAGATCTATTGGATGTATTAGATAATATTCATAATCAAGATGGAATAGCTATATTACCACATCCAACATCATTTAGAAATAAAAAACTCTTAGAAAAAATCTTAAAAGAAAGAGAATTAAAAAATAAAATTAATGCAATAGAAGCATTTAATGCAAGAAATATTTTTTCAAAAGATAATGAAAAAGCATATGCTATAGCAAAAAAAGAGAAATTTTCAATAACAGGAGGAAGTGATGCGCATACAATTTTTGAAATAGGTTCAGGTAAAACTATTATAAAAGATTTTGGAATAGAAAATCTAAAAAAGGCAATATTAAATGGTGAAACATATATTTCAGGTAACAAACTTAGTATAATATGTCATCTTTCATCAATTTATGCAACATTATATAAGAAGCTTTTTTGA